One genomic window of Fusarium fujikuroi IMI 58289 draft genome, chromosome FFUJ_chr01 includes the following:
- a CDS encoding probable alpha-galactosidase C precursor encodes MTLLQATTPTPKADPIVVDGTSFALNGKNVSYRFHVDPATGDLLLDHFGDRVTENPIAQIMSNGGGWSTQAHLRREFPDLGRGDFRTPAVHIKHAKGFTVCNFKYKSHTVVKGKPAIEKLPSTFGSDDDVSTLIIHLYDEYSSVGADLSYSIFPNFDAIVRNVKIINKSDDVITVEKLSSFSVDFPHENYEMLQLQGEWTRECNRTRRKVEYGLQGFGSTTGYSSHYHNPFLSMVSPSTTESHGEAWGFSLVYTGSFSVEVEKSHQGLTRALVGMNPCQLSWPLRSGESLQSPECVSVFSNLGIGEMSRKFHRLYRQNLIRSKFVSETRPVLLNSWEGLYFDFDDKTIYKLAQESAKLGAKLFVLDDGWFGDKHPRVNDHAGLGDWVANPKRFPSGLDSLAKDITKLQVKDSDEKLQFGLWFEPEMVNQKSELYEQHPEWVLSAGEHARSETRQQLVLNAALPEVQDFIISSVSKILETVPVSYVKWDNNRAMHESPTPDNHHAYMLGIYHVFDVLTARFPDVLWEGCASGGGRFDPGILQYFPQVWTSDNMDAFDRIHIQFGTSLVYPPSTMGAHVCSAPNDVTGRSIPMSFRAHVAMMGGSFGFELNPDHTPEEDKAQIPDLIKLAEKINPIIIKGDMWRLVLPEDSNFPAAIFVSEDGSQAVLFAFQIRATTVLNYPLLRLAGLDPVARYKLDGGETYSGATLMNGGIQFRFGTDYDSKVVLLERV; translated from the exons ATGACTCTACTTCAGGCAACAACCCCAACTCCCAAAGCCGACC CAATCGTCGTGGACGGCACGTCATTTGCGCTCAACGGCAAAAATGTCTCGTACCGCTTTCACGTCGATCCAGCGACTGGAGATCTTCTGCTCGATCACTTCGGCGATCGCGTGACAGAAAATCCCATTGCTCAGATCATGTCCAACGGCGGAGGCTGGTCCACTCAAGCTCATCTCCGCCGTGAATTCCCAGATCTTGGTCGTGGAGATTTCCGCACTCCAGCTGTACACATCAAGCACGCCAAGGGTTTCACAGTTTGTAACTTCAAGTACAAATCTCATACAGTCGTCAAGGGTAAACCTGCGATTGAGAAACTGCCCAGCACATTTGgctctgacgatgatgtttCAACACTGATTATCCATCTCTACGATGAGTATAGCTCTGTTGGCGCAGACTTGTCATACTCAATCTTTCCCAATTTCGATGCTATTGTACGGAATGTCAAGATTATCAACAAGAGCGATGATGTCATtactgttgagaagctgtcCAGCTTCAGCGTTGACTTTCCTCATGAGAATTACGAGATGCTTCAGTTGCAGGGCGAATGGACCAGAGAATGCAACAGAACTCGCCGAAAGGTCGAGTATGGGCTTCAAGG ATTCGGAAGCACCACTGGCTACTCATCTCACTACCATAACCCATTCTTGTCAATGGTCTCCCCATCAACAACCGAGTCCCACGGCGAAGCTTGGGGATTCTCCCTCGTCTACACCGGCTCCTTCAGCGTCGAAGTTGAGAAGAGTCATCAAGGTCTTACTCGCGCACTCGTCGGAATGAACCCATGCCAACTCTCTTGGCCATTGAGGTCAGGCGAGTCACTGCAATCACCAGAATGCGTTTCCGTCTTTTCCAACCTCGGCATTGGCGAGATGTCAAGAAAGTTCCATCGTCTGTATCGCCAGAACCTCATCCGAAGCAAGTTTGTCTCTGAAACGAGACCTGTGTTGTTAAATAGTTGGGAAGGTCTctactttgactttgacgacAAGACCATCTACAAACTGGCGCAAGAGTCTGCAAAGCTGGGCGCCAAGCTCTTTGTGCTTGACGATGGATGGTTCGGCGACAAGCATCCTCGTGTCAATGACCATGCTGGACTGGGGGACTGGGTTGCAAATCCCAAGAGGTTCCCCAGTGGCTTGGACTCTCTTGCTAAGGACATCACCAAGTTGCAGGTCAAGGATTCAGACGAGAAACTGCAGTTTGGACTGTGGTTCGAACCTGAGATGGTCAACCAGAAGTCTGAACTATATGAACAGCATCCTGAGTGGGTTCTGAGCGCTGGAGAGCACGCTCGTAGCGAAACTCGCCAGCAGCTGGTCTTGAACGCGGCCCTCCCGGAAGTGCAGGACTTTATCATCAGCTCAGTATCCAAGATCTTAGAGACTGTACCCGTCAGCTATGTCAAGTGGGACAACAACCGAGCGATGCACGAAAGCCCCACGCCAGATAACCACCACGCATACATGCTCGGAATCTACCATGTCTTTGACGTGCTGACTGCCCGATTTCCCGATGTCCTTTGGGAGGGTTGCGCATCTGGTGGAGGTCGCTTTGATCCTGGTATCTTGCAATACTTCCCGCAGGTTTGGACTTCGGATAACATGGACGCTTTCGACCGCATTCACATTCAGTTTGGTACATCATTGGTCTACCCGCCTTCGACGATGGGTGCACATGTCTGCTCTGCACCAAATGATGTGACTGGCCGCTCAATCCCAATGAGCTTCAGAGCTCACGTCGCGATGATGGGCGGCTCATTCGGCTTCGAGCTGAACCCTGATCATACGCCTGAGGAAGACAAGGCACAGATCCCAGATCTTATTAAGCTCGCAGAGAAGATCAACCCCATCATAATCAAGGGCGATATGTGGCGGTTGGTGTTGCCTGAGGACTCAAACTTCCCTGCGGCCATCTTTGTATCCGAGGATGGAAGCCAAGCTGTCTTGTTCGCATTCCAGATCAGAGCCACAACTGTTCTTAACTATCCGCTGCTTCGACTCGCTGGACTTGACCCAGTTGCGAGGTATAAACTTGACGGTGGGGAGACGTACTCGGGCGCGACATTAATGAATGGAGGAATTCAATTTCGATTTGGTACAGATTACGATAGCAAGGTTGTTCTGCTAGAGAGGGTATAA